The Candidatus Caldatribacterium sp. genome includes the window TCTGCAAACTCTTCAAGGGATGGAGCAACTTGTGGTTCCTGCAAATCTTCTTCCTCTTTTTCCTCGCGCCCCACAAGGACGCACCGCTTCAGGTACTCCACGCGCTTATATACCTTAGACAATGATTTCGTCCTCCCCTCCGCGGGCAATGATGATTTCTCCGGCTTCCTCAAGACGCCTGATAACGTTCACAATCTTCTGCTGTGCCTCGTTCACCAGGCGAGCCCGCACCGGTCCCATGTACTCCATGTCCTCCTTGAGCATCTGAGCCGCACGCTGGGACATATTCCGGAAAATCTTCTCCTGGACCTCTTGAGATGCTCCTTTGAGGGCAAGGGCCAGGTCTTTTGTGTCAACCTGGCGGAGCACAAGCTGCACTGCCCGATCGTCAAGAAGGACAATGTCCTCAAAGACGAACATCTGGGACTTGATTTCTTCGGCAAGTTCCGGGTCCTTCTCCTCAAGGGCTTCAAGAATGCTCTTTTCCGTTCCCCGGTCGCTCTTGTTGAGGATCTCGATGAGCTTCTTCTTCCCACCCACCCGGGCAAAGTCCTGGGTCAGGAAGGTGGAAATTTTTCGCTCCAGGACAGCTTCAATCTCCCGCACGACTTCAGGGCTTGTGCGGTCCATGAGGGCGATGCGCATGGCTACCTCACCACGAATATTTTCGGGGAGATTGCCAAGAATCGTCGCTGATTGCTCTGGCTTCAAGTACGAAAGGATGAGGGCAATGGTCTGGGGGTGTTCCCCCTGAATGAAGTTGAGAATCTGCAGAGGATCAGCCCGCCGCAGAGCTTCAAAAGGTGTAACCTCCAAAGTCGCTGAAAGGCGAGAGATGATTTCCTGTGCCCGATGAGGACCCAAGGCCTTTTCAAGGAGTTGCCTTGCGTAATCGATGCCACCCTGGGAAATGTAGTGCTGGGCAACGGCCATGTGGTAGAATTCATTAATGACTTCGTCCCGAACTTCCGGAGGAACCTTTTCCAAGGTTGCGATCTCAAGGGTTAGGTCCTCGATTTCCTCATCGGTCAAGCGCTTGAGAACCTGAGCTGCAAGGTCTGGCCCAAGGCTCACAAGGAGAATCGCTGCTTTCTGCTTTCCCGTGAGGTGCCGGCGAGGGACAAGGGCCATACGTCTCACTCCTCACTCAGCCAGTTTCGAATAAGCTTTGCCACGTCATCGGGATTGGTCTGAGCAAGGTGCTGGATTTCTTCTTCCATTTTTTTCTGGAGCTCAAGGCGCATTCGTTCCTCAGGGGTGAG containing:
- the fliG gene encoding flagellar motor switch protein FliG, producing the protein MALVPRRHLTGKQKAAILLVSLGPDLAAQVLKRLTDEEIEDLTLEIATLEKVPPEVRDEVINEFYHMAVAQHYISQGGIDYARQLLEKALGPHRAQEIISRLSATLEVTPFEALRRADPLQILNFIQGEHPQTIALILSYLKPEQSATILGNLPENIRGEVAMRIALMDRTSPEVVREIEAVLERKISTFLTQDFARVGGKKKLIEILNKSDRGTEKSILEALEEKDPELAEEIKSQMFVFEDIVLLDDRAVQLVLRQVDTKDLALALKGASQEVQEKIFRNMSQRAAQMLKEDMEYMGPVRARLVNEAQQKIVNVIRRLEEAGEIIIARGGEDEIIV